A region of Paenibacillus thiaminolyticus DNA encodes the following proteins:
- a CDS encoding carbohydrate ABC transporter permease → MSRKTWSQVGQQLFFIGPAAFFFTIIVVFPFLLGMYYSFTDWNGVSGSVTWVGLDNFRQIFANGSDFFPAFWFTLRFTVAGIVLTNLIGFLFAYVLTKPLKLRNALRTVFFMPNVIGGLLLGFIWQFIFVKGFAAIGELTGIGFFNLPWLGDETTAFWGIIIVFVWQTAGYLMVIYIAAMTNIPKDVLEAAEIDGASRGQVLRHVIVPLVMPAVTVCLFLAISWSFKMFDLNLSLTKGGPFKSTESVALNIYLEAFQNNRYGLGTAKALLFFVIVAVITLIQVKITKSKEVES, encoded by the coding sequence ATGTCGCGCAAAACATGGTCTCAAGTCGGACAACAGCTTTTTTTCATCGGCCCGGCGGCATTCTTTTTTACGATTATCGTTGTCTTTCCGTTCCTGCTCGGCATGTACTATTCTTTCACCGATTGGAATGGAGTGTCGGGGTCGGTAACCTGGGTAGGACTCGATAATTTCAGACAAATCTTCGCGAATGGCTCGGATTTCTTCCCGGCCTTCTGGTTCACGCTGCGGTTCACGGTGGCAGGCATCGTATTGACGAACCTGATTGGCTTCCTGTTCGCTTACGTGCTGACGAAGCCGCTCAAGTTGCGCAATGCGCTGCGCACCGTCTTCTTCATGCCGAACGTCATCGGCGGCCTGCTGCTTGGCTTCATTTGGCAGTTCATCTTCGTCAAGGGCTTCGCCGCAATCGGCGAGCTGACGGGCATCGGCTTCTTCAATCTGCCGTGGCTCGGCGACGAGACGACGGCGTTCTGGGGCATTATTATCGTCTTCGTCTGGCAGACGGCCGGTTACTTGATGGTTATCTATATCGCGGCGATGACGAACATTCCGAAGGATGTGCTCGAAGCGGCCGAGATTGACGGCGCTTCCCGCGGGCAGGTGCTGCGCCACGTCATCGTGCCGCTCGTCATGCCGGCGGTGACGGTCTGCTTGTTCCTGGCCATTTCCTGGTCGTTCAAAATGTTCGACCTGAACCTGTCGCTCACGAAGGGCGGCCCGTTTAAATCGACGGAATCGGTTGCGCTGAACATTTATTTGGAGGCGTTCCAAAATAACCGCTACGGTCTCGGTACGGCCAAAGCGCTCTTGTTCTTCGTTATCGTCGCCGTCATTACCCTGATTCAGGTGAAAATCACCAAGAGCAAGGAGGTGGAGAGCTGA
- a CDS encoding carbohydrate ABC transporter permease, whose amino-acid sequence MESARKYGGRLLLTEGLMVLAGLVFLVPFYFLLVNSVKSFGDLLSNAASWPVSFEWENYRKAWEMTQFPQAFSNSLLVTVAGILLIGLFSAMAAYRMVRHNSRFNRFLFMVFVAAMVIPFQSIMIPLVKVTGTLHLMDSIWGLLICYLGFGAPLSIFLFHGFVKSVPAEIEEAAVVDGCSPYAVFWRIVLPLLKPMFVTVAILNSLWIWNDYLLPSLMLQSAELRTIPLATYAFFGQYTKQWDLALPALVLGITPIVVFFLAMQRYIIEGITAGSVKG is encoded by the coding sequence ATGGAATCCGCGCGCAAATACGGCGGCCGTCTGCTCCTGACCGAAGGACTGATGGTGCTGGCCGGACTCGTCTTTCTCGTTCCGTTCTATTTTTTGCTTGTCAATTCCGTCAAATCGTTCGGCGATCTGTTGAGCAATGCCGCAAGCTGGCCTGTCTCCTTCGAATGGGAGAACTATCGCAAGGCGTGGGAGATGACGCAATTCCCGCAGGCGTTCAGCAATTCGCTGCTTGTGACAGTCGCCGGCATTCTGCTTATCGGTCTTTTCAGCGCCATGGCCGCTTACCGGATGGTGCGGCATAATTCCCGGTTCAACCGGTTCCTGTTCATGGTGTTCGTCGCGGCGATGGTCATTCCGTTCCAATCCATCATGATCCCGCTCGTCAAGGTGACGGGAACCTTGCATCTCATGGACAGCATCTGGGGATTGCTCATCTGTTATCTCGGCTTCGGGGCGCCGCTCTCGATCTTCCTGTTCCACGGCTTCGTCAAGTCGGTACCGGCAGAAATTGAAGAGGCGGCGGTCGTCGATGGCTGTTCCCCGTATGCGGTCTTCTGGCGGATCGTGCTGCCGCTGCTGAAGCCGATGTTCGTGACGGTGGCGATTTTGAACAGCTTGTGGATCTGGAACGACTACCTGCTTCCGTCCCTTATGCTGCAGAGCGCGGAGCTGCGCACCATTCCGCTGGCGACCTATGCGTTCTTCGGGCAATATACGAAGCAGTGGGATTTGGCGCTGCCGGCGCTCGTGCTGGGCATCACGCCGATCGTCGTCTTCTTCCTGGCGATGCAGCGCTATATTATCGAAGGGATTACGGCCGGATCGGTTAAAGGGTAA
- a CDS encoding ABC transporter substrate-binding protein, producing MRRMAQWSLVMILAVSVMLAGCGAKDAGGDASSSTGTDAKQDVKTVKIFQFKVEIAEALNRLKGEFEKEHPNIKLDIQTVGGGADYGAALKAKFAGNDAPDIFNNGGFQELTTWFEHLEDLSDQPWVKDVLPLAKEPMTQDGKLYGMPMNLEGYGFIYNKDLFAKAGITEVPKTLAELEDAAKKLQAAGITPFANGYQEWWILGIHNLNVAFAQQPDTNAFIQGLSDGSAKFKGNPEFENWVNLLDLTVKYGNKNPLTTDYNTQVTLFAKGEAAMMQQGNWTQVQIDGIDPNLNLGVLPMPIDNDAAKNDKLLVGVPNNWVVNKNSKVKEEAKTFLNWMVTSDIGKEYIAKEFKFIPAMSTIDATADDLGDIAADVMQYSQDNRVLSWNWFKYPDGATQEFGNSIQAYIAGKADKDKMFDEFQKAWDNLKK from the coding sequence ATGAGACGAATGGCACAATGGTCGTTGGTCATGATTCTGGCGGTATCGGTAATGCTCGCGGGCTGCGGAGCGAAGGACGCGGGCGGAGATGCGTCCTCTTCAACCGGGACGGATGCCAAGCAGGACGTGAAGACGGTGAAGATTTTCCAATTCAAGGTTGAAATCGCGGAGGCGCTGAACCGGCTGAAGGGGGAATTCGAGAAGGAGCACCCGAACATCAAGCTTGATATTCAGACAGTTGGCGGCGGAGCGGATTATGGCGCTGCGCTCAAGGCCAAATTCGCAGGCAATGATGCGCCCGACATCTTCAATAACGGCGGCTTCCAGGAGCTGACGACCTGGTTCGAGCATCTGGAGGATCTGTCGGATCAGCCGTGGGTGAAGGACGTGCTCCCGCTGGCGAAGGAACCGATGACACAGGACGGCAAGCTGTACGGCATGCCGATGAACCTGGAGGGGTACGGCTTCATCTACAATAAGGATCTGTTCGCCAAGGCGGGAATTACCGAAGTGCCGAAGACGCTGGCTGAGTTGGAGGATGCCGCGAAGAAGCTGCAGGCAGCCGGGATTACGCCATTTGCCAACGGCTATCAGGAATGGTGGATTCTCGGAATTCATAACTTGAACGTCGCTTTCGCGCAGCAGCCGGATACGAATGCCTTTATTCAGGGGCTGAGCGACGGCAGCGCGAAGTTCAAGGGCAATCCGGAGTTCGAGAACTGGGTGAACCTGCTTGACCTGACGGTGAAGTACGGCAACAAAAACCCGCTGACGACCGACTATAACACGCAGGTGACGCTGTTCGCCAAGGGCGAAGCCGCCATGATGCAGCAGGGCAACTGGACCCAGGTTCAGATCGACGGCATCGACCCGAACTTGAATCTCGGCGTGCTTCCGATGCCGATTGACAATGATGCGGCGAAGAATGACAAGCTGCTCGTCGGCGTACCGAACAACTGGGTCGTCAACAAGAACTCCAAGGTGAAGGAAGAAGCGAAGACGTTCCTGAACTGGATGGTTACCTCCGATATCGGCAAGGAGTATATTGCCAAGGAGTTCAAGTTCATTCCGGCTATGTCGACGATCGACGCGACGGCGGATGATCTGGGCGACATCGCGGCCGATGTAATGCAGTATAGCCAGGACAATCGCGTCCTGAGCTGGAACTGGTTCAAATACCCGGATGGCGCCACGCAGGAATTCGGGAACTCGATTCAGGCCTATATCGCGGGCAAAGCCGACAAGGATAAAATGTTCGATGAATTCCAAAAGGCCTGGGACAATCTGAAAAAGTAA
- a CDS encoding dicarboxylate/amino acid:cation symporter produces the protein MNEQSWIILRDWNVYASWGVALLLVILLWWLAKKKVGFGLRVLLAMALGLTLGALFGPAAADVSILGSLYVSLIKMVVMPLVFAAIITSITSVKDPAVLKKLGTKTIALFLITTAIAAVIGLGTALVIDPGSGIAQNGDAAQDFQAREIPSFRQVILDLVPSNPINEMAQGKVVPVIIFAAFIAVAIIFEGTRNPERVQPVRSFFQSFSHIMFRVTKFVIRLTPYGVLGLMTSMSAKYGLSTLKELGWFIIAVYAACLIHMIITFGSLVAFGARVNPIRFFKKAYPTMAVAFTTRSSYATLPVNLEVITKRMKVSDRIASFVAPLGATINMNGCGGIYPAVVAVFIARVYGIDLNIADYLLIIGAATLASVGVAGVPGPASISTTVVLVQAGLPLEGFALVLGVDAIVDMARTTVNATGTTVASLLVASSEGEFDREAFHHQPDGEIDFNTESAPSEGTVSV, from the coding sequence ATGAACGAACAATCTTGGATTATATTGCGGGACTGGAATGTCTATGCAAGCTGGGGCGTTGCCCTGCTGCTCGTCATTCTGCTGTGGTGGCTGGCGAAGAAGAAGGTCGGCTTCGGCTTGCGCGTGCTGCTGGCGATGGCGCTCGGGCTGACGTTGGGGGCGCTGTTCGGTCCGGCGGCTGCGGACGTCAGCATTCTGGGCTCGCTGTATGTCAGCCTTATCAAAATGGTGGTCATGCCGCTCGTCTTCGCCGCCATCATTACAAGCATTACTTCCGTTAAAGATCCGGCCGTCTTGAAAAAGCTCGGGACGAAGACCATTGCGCTCTTCCTGATTACGACCGCGATCGCGGCGGTTATCGGCCTGGGGACGGCGCTGGTCATCGATCCCGGTTCCGGCATCGCCCAGAACGGCGATGCGGCCCAAGATTTCCAGGCGCGCGAGATTCCGAGCTTCCGGCAGGTGATACTTGACCTCGTTCCGTCGAACCCGATTAACGAGATGGCTCAAGGCAAGGTAGTGCCGGTCATCATCTTCGCCGCGTTCATCGCCGTCGCCATCATATTCGAAGGGACGCGGAACCCGGAGCGGGTCCAGCCGGTTCGTTCATTCTTCCAATCGTTCTCTCATATTATGTTCCGCGTCACCAAATTCGTTATCCGGCTGACGCCTTACGGAGTGCTTGGGCTCATGACATCGATGTCCGCGAAATACGGACTGTCCACCTTGAAGGAATTGGGCTGGTTCATTATTGCTGTCTATGCGGCGTGCCTTATCCATATGATTATTACGTTCGGATCGCTTGTCGCATTCGGCGCCCGCGTCAATCCGATCCGGTTCTTCAAGAAGGCGTACCCGACGATGGCGGTCGCCTTCACGACGCGCAGCAGCTACGCTACGCTGCCTGTTAACCTGGAGGTGATTACGAAGCGGATGAAGGTCTCGGACCGGATAGCCAGCTTCGTGGCGCCGCTCGGGGCGACAATTAACATGAACGGCTGCGGCGGCATCTACCCGGCTGTCGTCGCCGTGTTCATCGCCCGGGTCTACGGCATTGATCTGAACATCGCCGATTATCTCCTTATCATCGGCGCCGCAACATTGGCTTCCGTCGGCGTGGCCGGCGTGCCGGGTCCGGCCTCGATCTCGACGACGGTCGTGCTGGTGCAGGCCGGTCTGCCGCTCGAGGGCTTCGCGCTTGTGCTCGGCGTGGATGCGATCGTCGATATGGCCCGCACCACGGTGAACGCGACCGGAACGACCGTCGCCTCCCTGCTTGTCGCCAGCAGCGAGGGCGAATTCGACCGCGAGGCGTTCCATCACCAGCCGGACGGGGAGATTGACTTCAACACGGAATCGGCGCCAAGCGAAGGGACCGTATCCGTGTAA
- a CDS encoding YheC/YheD family protein yields the protein MKQRHPVIGIFTYRKGTWFTESFVFRQWVEIGRKLGANVYVFNESDIRLRHRQIRGFKFTRSGWTAAIEPWPDIVIDRRRSNWNAAFRIMRNRSLFPYANDKFVLKSKALEMFSADERTARWLPKTMLYSERNLRSMLATYPLIYAKPSNGTGGMGVVRIQAKQGRYEVWGRKRSFGLRNVRLRHQGEVVRWLAHWTRSQRIRNGSFVLQQGIDTELLPERTADARVLHQKNGEGKWVTTGMAIRVGTPRSPNSNLAGQRGSAALPFLPFMEKHFGLEQAKAIEEECRCVAQRLTEVIEDKIGSLFELGIDLAVDKAGKIWLLEVNPKPSRDLFRKIGDTEAYRNALTYPIAYAMYLARQRKEKAMHKIVQIHDQPREKIAVLELKEKPVQVEIQVQQEKPPSEQQVEQQQEPVQEREQGQQLKQDGEQQRLLPVNGPGPNAKHEEAHKSHPLSYRSTDAPAS from the coding sequence ATGAAGCAGAGACATCCGGTAATTGGAATTTTCACATACCGCAAGGGCACCTGGTTCACGGAATCCTTCGTGTTCCGCCAATGGGTGGAGATCGGCAGGAAGCTGGGGGCTAATGTGTACGTATTCAATGAATCAGACATCCGCCTGCGCCACAGGCAGATTCGCGGGTTCAAGTTCACCCGTTCAGGCTGGACCGCCGCAATAGAGCCTTGGCCCGACATCGTCATCGATCGGAGACGCAGCAATTGGAACGCCGCCTTCCGCATCATGCGGAACCGTTCGCTTTTCCCCTATGCCAACGATAAATTCGTGCTCAAGTCCAAAGCGTTGGAAATGTTCTCCGCCGATGAAAGAACCGCTCGCTGGCTTCCGAAGACAATGCTTTATTCCGAACGGAATCTGAGAAGCATGCTGGCCACCTATCCGCTTATCTATGCGAAGCCAAGCAATGGAACCGGCGGGATGGGCGTCGTCCGCATCCAGGCGAAGCAAGGCAGGTATGAAGTATGGGGACGGAAACGAAGCTTCGGGCTTCGCAATGTCCGGCTCCGCCATCAGGGCGAGGTCGTTCGCTGGCTCGCGCATTGGACCCGATCGCAGCGCATTCGCAACGGCTCATTCGTCCTTCAGCAGGGCATTGATACAGAGCTGCTGCCCGAAAGAACCGCCGATGCCCGCGTCCTTCATCAAAAAAACGGAGAGGGCAAATGGGTAACGACAGGTATGGCTATCCGCGTCGGCACGCCGCGCAGCCCGAATTCCAATCTGGCGGGTCAACGGGGCAGTGCAGCGCTGCCGTTCCTTCCGTTCATGGAGAAGCACTTCGGGCTAGAGCAGGCGAAAGCCATTGAAGAGGAATGCCGCTGTGTGGCACAGCGCCTGACCGAGGTGATCGAGGATAAGATCGGCTCCTTGTTCGAACTCGGGATCGACCTGGCCGTAGATAAGGCAGGCAAAATATGGTTGCTGGAGGTCAATCCGAAGCCGAGCCGGGATCTGTTCCGCAAAATCGGCGATACGGAAGCGTACCGGAATGCCTTGACGTATCCGATCGCCTATGCAATGTATTTGGCCCGGCAGCGAAAAGAGAAGGCGATGCACAAGATTGTCCAAATTCATGATCAGCCTCGGGAAAAGATAGCCGTCCTAGAGCTGAAAGAAAAACCAGTACAAGTAGAAATACAAGTACAACAAGAGAAACCGCCATCAGAGCAACAAGTAGAACAACAACAGGAACCGGTTCAGGAGCGCGAGCAAGGTCAGCAGTTGAAGCAAGACGGAGAGCAACAGCGCCTCCTTCCGGTCAACGGGCCCGGCCCGAATGCGAAGCATGAGGAGGCTCACAAATCGCACCCGCTCTCCTATCGCTCCACCGATGCCCCGGCCTCCTGA
- a CDS encoding M15 family metallopeptidase has translation MNQNRMAVRCLIAALGVALLLSGCQTSSSNQAGTPQSGQTEVDPALTPSPDPDNSADPGSDTGNEGAVDTIAQMKSEFALANTVQEEDGRAIVTNEESTMVVVNKQRYLPDGYEPPDLVEPNVKFSFDEPHEKRHMRKEAAEALEALFAGAEQDGITLNAVSGYRSYQRQQSLFNHYVETQGKEYASRVSAVPGTSEHQTGLAIDVSSPSVGNVLEEVFGDSEEGKWLAEHAHEYGFIIRYPQDGESITGYVYEPWHIRYVGKEAANAIYSEGTTLEQFLQ, from the coding sequence ATGAACCAGAACCGTATGGCAGTCCGGTGTCTAATCGCAGCATTGGGTGTAGCCCTCTTGCTTAGCGGTTGCCAGACATCGAGCAGCAATCAGGCGGGAACGCCGCAATCGGGCCAGACCGAGGTTGATCCGGCTCTGACGCCATCTCCCGATCCTGATAATTCAGCGGATCCCGGAAGCGATACGGGCAATGAAGGGGCCGTCGACACCATTGCGCAGATGAAGTCGGAATTCGCCTTGGCGAACACGGTACAGGAAGAGGACGGACGAGCAATCGTAACGAATGAAGAATCGACGATGGTTGTCGTCAATAAGCAGCGATATTTGCCGGATGGATATGAGCCTCCGGATTTGGTAGAGCCTAATGTCAAGTTCTCATTCGATGAGCCGCATGAGAAGCGTCATATGCGCAAGGAAGCGGCCGAAGCGCTGGAAGCGCTGTTCGCTGGAGCGGAGCAGGATGGCATCACGCTGAACGCCGTCTCGGGCTATCGTTCGTACCAGCGTCAGCAGTCTCTATTCAATCATTATGTCGAGACGCAAGGGAAAGAGTACGCTTCCCGCGTCAGTGCCGTTCCGGGAACGAGCGAGCACCAGACCGGGTTGGCGATTGACGTCTCCAGCCCAAGCGTAGGCAATGTGTTGGAAGAGGTATTCGGCGATTCGGAAGAAGGAAAATGGCTTGCGGAGCACGCTCATGAATATGGCTTCATCATCCGCTATCCGCAGGATGGCGAATCGATTACCGGGTATGTATACGAGCCATGGCATATCCGCTATGTCGGGAAGGAAGCAGCCAACGCGATATATAGCGAAGGAACGACACTGGAGCAATTTTTGCAATAG
- the tlp gene encoding small acid-soluble spore protein Tlp, translating to MPKPDNRADNAAHIQNAIDNTVENLRESEQYLSAHEDEISEGEQAQLKAKNERRRHSIESLADERRDEQPYAKE from the coding sequence ATGCCAAAGCCGGATAACCGCGCGGACAATGCCGCGCATATTCAGAATGCAATCGACAATACCGTAGAAAATCTGCGGGAGAGCGAGCAGTATTTGTCGGCGCATGAAGATGAAATAAGCGAAGGCGAGCAAGCGCAGCTGAAGGCGAAGAATGAACGACGACGCCACAGCATCGAATCGCTGGCGGACGAGCGCCGCGACGAGCAGCCGTACGCCAAAGAGTAA
- a CDS encoding GTP pyrophosphokinase, whose amino-acid sequence MAQTDIIMKQYEEVKQLPTLYQLALEELETKIKVIQAEWKLRNGYEPIEHIKTRLKEPSSIFNKLQRKGLPLTLDSIVNKIYDVAGMRIVCAFVKDIYLILDHLKTRDDIRIMEIKDYIANPKANGYQSLHIILQVPLVLFEDTRWIYVEIQLRTLAMDFWASLEHIIYYKFEQQVPSHVIKELTEAARAVDELDRKMLDLRKEILSYNHEDWLKGIENGLSLRDITSAP is encoded by the coding sequence ATGGCACAGACCGATATCATTATGAAGCAGTACGAAGAAGTGAAGCAACTGCCGACATTGTATCAATTGGCTCTGGAAGAGCTGGAGACCAAGATCAAGGTCATCCAGGCGGAGTGGAAGCTTCGCAACGGCTATGAGCCAATCGAGCATATTAAGACACGTCTCAAGGAACCAAGCAGCATTTTCAATAAACTGCAGCGCAAGGGCCTTCCGCTCACCCTCGATTCGATTGTGAACAAAATCTATGACGTCGCTGGAATGCGGATCGTATGCGCGTTCGTCAAAGATATCTACCTGATTCTCGATCATTTGAAGACCCGCGACGACATTCGGATTATGGAAATTAAGGACTATATCGCCAATCCGAAGGCGAACGGCTATCAGAGCCTTCATATTATTCTCCAGGTGCCGCTTGTCCTGTTCGAGGATACGCGCTGGATATATGTGGAGATACAACTGCGGACGCTGGCCATGGATTTCTGGGCGAGCCTGGAGCACATCATTTATTATAAATTCGAGCAGCAGGTGCCTTCTCATGTCATTAAGGAATTGACGGAAGCAGCCAGAGCCGTGGATGAGCTGGATCGGAAAATGCTTGACTTGCGCAAGGAGATACTGTCTTACAATCATGAGGACTGGCTCAAAGGAATCGAGAACGGCCTGTCTCTGCGCGACATCACCTCAGCGCCATAG
- a CDS encoding zinc ribbon domain-containing protein yields MNRILQKLKAGANKASEKAQNVIEINRLQSQIAARRKEIEQNVYLIGERVYDAYKKKDLTQAEDEIMALGDTNLLLEEEIKQLEWKVSELRHEKRCECGEVAPITSKYCAACGRKLPEAPEELFELDEEWGEEEEETRVYAHRPSSDSESAPAAEDDVRWQPLQPEEDEECEEDVRYTYHPDRLSSPPTRQKEEFSIPPLESSRSGREMNITVGGRPVTRRPKEPSVRRCPNCNSAAEPEAKWCERCGTPFI; encoded by the coding sequence ATGAATCGAATATTGCAAAAGTTAAAAGCAGGCGCCAACAAAGCATCGGAGAAGGCGCAAAATGTCATTGAAATCAATCGTCTGCAATCACAGATTGCGGCCCGGCGCAAAGAGATCGAGCAGAATGTGTATCTCATCGGCGAACGGGTATATGATGCCTATAAAAAGAAGGATTTAACGCAAGCGGAAGATGAGATTATGGCGCTTGGAGACACGAATCTGCTGCTGGAAGAAGAGATCAAGCAGCTGGAGTGGAAGGTGAGCGAGCTGCGCCATGAGAAGCGATGCGAGTGCGGAGAAGTGGCGCCGATAACTTCGAAATACTGCGCTGCCTGCGGCCGGAAGCTGCCGGAGGCTCCGGAGGAGCTGTTCGAGCTGGACGAGGAATGGGGCGAGGAGGAAGAGGAGACGAGAGTCTATGCGCATCGTCCGTCCTCTGACTCCGAATCGGCCCCCGCCGCGGAAGACGACGTCCGGTGGCAGCCGCTGCAGCCGGAGGAAGATGAGGAGTGCGAGGAGGATGTTCGCTACACGTACCATCCGGACCGGCTCTCGTCTCCCCCGACAAGGCAGAAGGAGGAATTCTCCATCCCTCCTCTGGAGTCCAGCCGGTCCGGACGGGAGATGAATATTACCGTCGGCGGCAGGCCCGTTACCAGGAGGCCGAAGGAGCCTTCCGTTCGCCGCTGCCCGAACTGCAACTCCGCCGCAGAGCCGGAGGCGAAGTGGTGCGAGCGCTGCGGCACGCCTTTTATATAA
- a CDS encoding TrmB family transcriptional regulator has product MEGLVSHLRALGFTEMEAKIVVSLSEQGAMTGYEIAKKLGVSRSNVYAALQRLVDQGVILHRKGDPSHYAALPAEELTKLLATRLETSLRYVQQHMPAAEADGSSFYSVEGERAVADTIKRTLHEAEREIIVDVWPDEAAVLREELLLAEARGVKVLWSIAGHEGRTTERIWPMSGAAESEPRHFAFVVDRRETLIGARGSGHATKALLTEHPAVTRLVLSHFLQEAVLYELEREMDRDGQRRFGERIEEIMAKYFD; this is encoded by the coding sequence ATGGAAGGACTCGTATCGCATTTACGAGCGCTCGGGTTCACGGAAATGGAAGCTAAGATTGTTGTAAGTTTGTCTGAGCAGGGCGCAATGACCGGATATGAAATCGCAAAAAAACTGGGGGTATCGCGATCCAACGTCTATGCCGCGCTGCAGCGCCTCGTCGATCAGGGTGTCATCCTTCACCGCAAAGGCGATCCATCGCATTATGCGGCGCTTCCGGCAGAGGAGCTGACGAAGCTGCTGGCGACCCGTCTGGAGACATCGCTGCGCTATGTGCAGCAGCATATGCCTGCGGCGGAAGCGGATGGAAGCTCCTTCTACAGCGTCGAAGGGGAGCGGGCCGTAGCGGATACGATCAAGCGCACGCTGCATGAGGCGGAGCGGGAGATTATCGTCGATGTATGGCCTGATGAAGCGGCCGTACTGCGGGAGGAGCTGCTGCTGGCGGAAGCGCGGGGAGTGAAGGTGCTGTGGTCGATCGCCGGGCATGAAGGCCGGACGACCGAACGGATTTGGCCGATGTCGGGGGCGGCGGAGAGCGAGCCGCGGCATTTCGCCTTTGTCGTCGACCGCCGGGAGACGCTGATTGGCGCGCGGGGCAGCGGCCATGCGACCAAAGCGTTATTGACGGAGCATCCAGCCGTGACGCGCCTTGTCCTGAGCCATTTTTTGCAAGAGGCGGTGCTGTACGAGTTGGAGCGGGAGATGGATCGTGATGGCCAACGGCGCTTCGGCGAGCGTATTGAGGAGATTATGGCCAAATATTTTGACTAA
- a CDS encoding dipeptidyl aminopeptidase, which yields MECIVHFDAVHRGEGEIAKLRGLVMTEEGKKPTTPELEEMFRMMGYNVHCTDEHSLIFEPDTNDGDIEELRVKKLDIGEESYTPDMQLRAIAEQLMNKPNRPM from the coding sequence ATGGAATGCATTGTTCATTTTGATGCCGTACACCGCGGAGAAGGAGAGATTGCGAAGCTGCGCGGGCTGGTCATGACGGAGGAAGGGAAGAAGCCGACGACGCCGGAACTGGAAGAGATGTTCCGGATGATGGGATATAACGTGCATTGCACGGATGAACACAGTTTGATTTTCGAGCCGGATACGAACGATGGCGATATTGAAGAGCTTCGCGTCAAGAAGCTGGATATCGGGGAGGAGTCCTACACCCCGGACATGCAGCTGCGCGCCATCGCCGAACAATTGATGAACAAGCCGAACCGGCCGATGTAA
- the mscL gene encoding large conductance mechanosensitive channel protein MscL, whose product MAKSKVSSFFEEFKQFAVRGNVIDLAVGVIIGGAFNKIVTSVVNDLVMPPIGKLLGGVNFKDLFIPLDPDLVVNGQPVSSMSLAQAQEAGVAVIAYGQFINVVIDFLIVALCVFLIVKGTNMLHRRNKAEEAPAEPTTKECPYCLSEIPKEAVRCAHCTSMLDESGARA is encoded by the coding sequence ATGGCCAAATCAAAAGTAAGCTCTTTTTTTGAAGAGTTCAAGCAATTCGCCGTTCGAGGCAACGTCATCGATCTCGCCGTCGGGGTGATCATCGGAGGCGCCTTCAACAAAATCGTCACCTCTGTTGTCAACGATCTCGTCATGCCGCCGATCGGGAAGCTGCTGGGCGGCGTGAACTTCAAGGATCTGTTCATTCCGCTCGATCCGGATCTGGTCGTGAACGGACAACCCGTCTCTTCCATGTCGCTTGCCCAAGCGCAAGAAGCCGGAGTTGCCGTCATTGCCTACGGACAATTCATCAATGTTGTCATCGATTTCCTGATTGTGGCCCTCTGCGTATTCCTCATCGTGAAGGGTACGAATATGCTGCACCGCCGGAACAAAGCAGAGGAGGCGCCAGCGGAACCGACAACGAAGGAATGCCCATACTGCCTCTCGGAGATCCCGAAAGAGGCCGTACGATGCGCTCATTGCACATCCATGCTGGACGAGTCCGGCGCACGAGCCTAG